From a region of the Acomys russatus chromosome 4, mAcoRus1.1, whole genome shotgun sequence genome:
- the Emc7 gene encoding ER membrane protein complex subunit 7, protein MAGALWGFFSILLLLLPGDAHSSEMPGAAAEGLGGSGVGLGDRFKIEGRAVVPGVKPQDWISAARVLVDGEEHVGFLKTDGSFVVHDIPSGSYVVEVISPAYKFDPVRVDITSKGKMRARYVNYIKTSEVVRLPYPLQMKSSGPPSYFIKRESWGWTDFLMNPMVMMMVLPLLIFVLLPKVVNTSDPDMRREMEQSMNMLNSNHELPDVSEFMTRLFSSKSSGKSSSGSSKTGKSGAGKRR, encoded by the exons ATGGCGGGTGCTCTTTGGGGCTTCTTTTCCATCCTGCTTCTGTTACTACCAGGAGATGCCCACAGCTCGGAGATGCCTggggctgctgctgagggcctgGGAGGTAGTGGGGTCGGCCTGGGAGACCGTTTCAAGATCGAGGGACGTGCGGTTGTTCCAGGGGTTAAGCCTCAAGACTGGATCTCCGCGGCCCGGGTGCTGGTAGACGGAGAAGAGCACGTCGGCTTTCTTAA GACAGATGGGAGCTTTGTGGTCCATGatattccctctggctcttatgtaGTGGAAGTTATTTCTCCAGCATATAAGTTTGACCCTGTCCGAGTTGATATCacttcaaaaggaaaaatgag AGCAAGATACGTGAATTACATCAAAACATCAGAGGTGGTCAGATTACCCTATCCTCTCCAGATGAAATCTTCAGGTCCACCTTCTTACTTTATTAAGAGGGAATCGTGGGGCTGGACAGACTTTCTGATGAACCCAATG gTTATGATGATGGTTCTTCCATTATTGATATTTGTGCTTCTGCCTAAAGTAGTCAACACAAGTGATCCTGACATGAGACGG GAGATGGAGCAGTCAATGAACATGTTGAATTCCAACCATGAATTGCCCGATGTCTCTGAATTCATGACAAGACTCTTCTCTTCAAAATCCTCTGGCAAATCTAGTAGTGGCAGCAGTAAAACAGGCAAAAGTGGGGCTGGCAAAAGGAGGTAG